One stretch of Acropora muricata isolate sample 2 chromosome 12, ASM3666990v1, whole genome shotgun sequence DNA includes these proteins:
- the LOC136894029 gene encoding universal stress protein in QAH/OAS sulfhydrylase 3'region-like has translation MAENRGRRKVLIAVDGSEHGDRAFDWYMSNLHDKRDSVIILHAFEIPPLPYSSGPFVFAYYEEWSEMVSDLREKAKEMMRGYEKACKEKKIHYQVILDAGKPAGSVICKEALNEKVDLIVTGSRGLGTARRTILGSVSDYVVHHTSCPVCVVPPRGK, from the exons ATGGCGGAAAACAGAGGAAGAAGAAAAGTTCTCATTGCAGTCGATGGCAGCGAACATGGGGATCGAGCATTCGACT GGTACATGAGCAATCTACATGACAAGAGAGACTCAGTGATCATTCTACATGCATTTGAAATACCTCCTCTCCCATATTCATCTGGACCAT TTGTGTTTGCCTATTATGAGGAGTGgagtgaaatggtcagtgatttaagagaaaaagcaaaagaaatgaTGAGAGGATATGAAAAGgcatgcaaagaaaaaaag ATTCATTATCAAGTTATCCTTGATGCTGGAAAGCCTGCTGGTAGTGTGATCTGCAAGGAAGCTCTAAATGAAAAGGTTGACCTCATTGTGACTGGATCTCGTGGACTGGGCACAGCCAGACGTACTATCCTCGGTAGTGTCAGTGATTATGTCGTACACCACACTTCTTGTCCTGTGTGTGTGGTACCACCACGGGGAAAGTAA